The following coding sequences lie in one Methanohalophilus levihalophilus genomic window:
- the ribB gene encoding 3,4-dihydroxy-2-butanone-4-phosphate synthase, translating to MEDSVFSPSIRKGIEAVREGKMIFIFDSDSREGETDFTIPAAAVTADDVRWMRVDGGGLICVALADDVCEKLGLPFMADVLHDVESEWPAIKSIAEKAGDLKYDNRSSFSLWVNHRDTRTGIPDRERALTINKLAEISEITRNSNPGNVDFGAEFRAPGHVALLRAAPGLMENRSGQTELSIAMAEIAGISPAMVVCEMLDDSTGKALTKEDAKKYAEMHDCVFLGGAEITEAYELWKSSSA from the coding sequence ATGGAAGATTCTGTTTTTAGTCCAAGTATCCGAAAAGGTATTGAAGCTGTCCGGGAAGGCAAGATGATCTTTATTTTCGATTCGGATAGCAGGGAAGGGGAGACTGATTTCACAATTCCGGCAGCAGCGGTTACAGCCGATGATGTCAGGTGGATGCGTGTTGACGGCGGTGGGCTTATCTGTGTAGCACTTGCCGATGACGTTTGTGAGAAGCTCGGCCTGCCTTTCATGGCGGATGTCCTGCATGATGTCGAATCGGAATGGCCTGCCATCAAGAGTATTGCAGAGAAGGCCGGTGATCTGAAATACGACAACCGATCCTCATTCTCCCTCTGGGTAAATCACCGTGACACAAGAACCGGCATTCCAGACAGGGAGCGTGCCCTTACAATCAATAAGCTCGCGGAAATCAGTGAGATAACCCGCAACAGCAATCCCGGAAACGTGGATTTCGGTGCTGAATTTCGTGCACCCGGCCACGTAGCATTACTTCGGGCGGCACCCGGACTCATGGAGAACCGCAGCGGCCAGACCGAACTCTCCATTGCAATGGCGGAAATCGCAGGCATTTCCCCGGCTATGGTGGTCTGCGAGATGCTGGATGACAGCACAGGTAAAGCCCTGACAAAAGAAGATGCAAAGAAGTATGCAGAGATGCACGATTGTGTTTTCCTCGGAGGCGCCGAGATTACCGAAGCCTATGAACTGTGGAAATCCTCATCCGCCTGA